Proteins encoded within one genomic window of Triticum aestivum cultivar Chinese Spring chromosome 2D, IWGSC CS RefSeq v2.1, whole genome shotgun sequence:
- the LOC123049501 gene encoding uncharacterized protein — protein sequence MAHAADARSRCVVALLFAVAVFLACLPPAATASSSSRSAAAALQRVEMAAVYTPQDLQEKPDVTKDAEEDVSTTGFGAEEEREVPTGPDPIHHHGRGPRRRQSP from the exons ATGGCTCATGCCGCCGACGCGAGGTCGCGCTGCGTCGTCGCGCTGCTCTTCGCCGTCGCCGTCTTCCTCGCCTGcttgccgcccgccgccaccgcctcctcgtctTCCCGGTCAG CGGCGGCGGCATTGCAACGAGTCGAGATGGCGGCCGTGTACACCCCGCAGGACCTGCAGGAGAAGCCGGATGTGACCAAG GACGCCGAGGAGGACGTGAGCACGACGGGGTTCggcgcggaggaggagagggaggtgcCCACCGGGCCGGACCCCATCCACCACCACGGCAGGGGACCCAGGCGCCGGCAGTCGCCCTG